Below is a window of Leisingera sp. S132 DNA.
TTGCAGTAAATTCGGTCTGGGCTCAGTGCCGCCATGCGGCAGCACAGCACCGAGCAACCAGCGCCAACCTGCCCCAGGCCAACTGTGATCCTCTCAATCCAGACCTTTCATGACATTTGAAACAGGTGCAGCGATACTCCAGCTGCTGGGGCAAAGGCAGGTGGCCAAACTGCGCAAAGCAGCCGTTCAGAGGGGATCCTCAGATTTGGTCGATGCTCCGCCGATCACCAGCGGCAGCGATGCGCAGGAAGCGCCATTTTCAAACTCGGCCGTTTGACGCAACCAGCCGAGGTTTTGTGCTGCTGCGCAGCCCGCCGTTTCTGCCGCTTGCTGCGACTGCGAGGTGCCGGAGCCGGTGAATTCACACTGCGCCGGACCGTAGCCGCCTTTTGCTCTTACAGCTATTGCTGCCGCAGAAAACTCTCGCCCCGCAGCGCGAGATTTTCGGCAGCGCAGCGAACTTTCCGTTTGCGGTCATTCAGGTCCGCGAATACCGGCGGAACCCAAACCACCCTTTCGCTACAGTCAGGTCGGACAAACGAGACGCGGGACAAAGCATGGGTAATCGGGCTGACCTGATGGATGGGTTGGGTTCTCGATAGAGTTGCAGTGATTTCTGCAATCTGAGGAGAACAAGATGAAATACTGTGTTGGATTGGACGTATCGCTGCGGTCAGTGGCTGTCTGTGTGATTGATTCCGAAGGTGGAACCGTACTTGAGCGCGCGGTCGCTTGCGAGATCGATGACATCACTGGTTGTCTGTTAAACTTCGCGGCCCCTGATCTTCGAATTGGTTTCGAAGCAGGCGCGATGAGCCAACATCTGTTCTTCGGGTTGCAGGCGGTAGGTTTCGACGTCGTGTGCATGGAAGCACGGCAGGTGAATGCGGCACTTTCGGCCATGCGCAACAAGACAGACAAAACAGACGCACGCGGGATTGCCAATGTGCTTCGATCTGGCTGGTTCAATTCTGCCCATATGAAAAGCCGAGAGGCTCATGCCATTCGGGCGCTGCTCAGCAGTCGCAAGGCGGTCCAGCGAAAGTGCATCGATCTGGCAAATGAGATACGCGGGCTGTTCCGGATCTTTGGATTGCGGCTGCCATCACGTATCGACCAGGCGTCCTTTGATGAGAGGGTGCGTCCCATCATCAAAGCAGACCCAGACCAGTCACATGCCTTGCTGCCGCTGTTGGAGGCCCGAGCGGTTCTCTTCTCCGCGTACCGGGAACTGGATCGACGCGTGAAGCAAGCGGCCAGCCACAATGAGAACTGCCTGCGCTTCATGGCAATCCCAGGCGTGGGGCCGATCGCGGCCCTGACCTTCAAAGCGGCGGTGGATGATCCCAAACGCTTCGCCAGTTCCAGAACGGTCTCCACGCATTTTGGCCTGACACCGAGGCGCTACCAGTCCGGAGAGATGGACAACCCCGGCCGTATCTCGAAGGCGGGAGATGCAGACGTTCGATCCGCGCTATACGCAGCAGCGAACGCGATGATGATGCGATCCGTCGCCAGCTCTGAGATCAAGAGCTGGGGCCTTCAGTTGATGCGCCGCAAAGGCCGCCGCAGAGCCATTGTCGCCGTTGCCCGCAAGCTTGCTGTCGTCATGCACCGCATGTGGGCCGACAACACCGAGTTCCGTCAAAGACTGTTGGAGGGCGCCGCATGAACTGAACCTCCAACAATCAATGACGGGAACGTCCCGCACCGGACGAGGTCAGCGGATGACGCCGAAAATGGCTGCTGCGCCATTCAAAGCGCGAGACTAAGCTGGGCGTTCCGCGACCGATCCGACACATGCATGCAGCGGTCCAACCGAACCGGACCAACAATGACTGCGAAGAGAAGCTTGACCCGGATGAGAGACCCTACCCCACAGGATGGAAACGAAACGATGAAATGAACTTGACCCAAACGCCCGATTGGAGAGGCAGCCTTTTGCTCTTGCAGCTTTCGCTGACGCAGAAAATATGTTCGTTTGCCGCGAGCACGTCGCTGCGTAACGGATTAAATTAACGAACCGGTCATTGATCTGAGCCGACAATGGTAGGTTCGAAACCGATCTCTCTCCGCAGCCAGGGTCGACCAACGAGCAGTGCGACTAAGCCGGACATAGACCATTGTAACGAATGCAAGTGCAAAGGCACACGACACCTATTTTACACTCGCAGCAACGGTACTTCCCATGACGGAGCGGACTTTTGCAGACCAGACTAAAGCAAATTGGTCGAACAGCTCACGCTCGTCCAGTGAAGGCGCAGTGGCCGCAGCGGTGGATTCCTGGCAATGTGACTGCCAATACGCCTTTCCGGGCGGCAGACAAGTATTCGGCCACCCGTTGATACTCACAGATGTTGGAAACTGCTGCCTAATCTGCAATCAGCTCGGCAGCAAATGTCTCCAGCCGCTTCCGCTGAAACTGCACGAAGTCCGCCGGCGGCTGGTTGGCTTCGGCGACACCACGGAACGGGTCTTCGACATCGCTCGTGATACCCGCCATGGTGGCGATCACCTCATGGGCACAGAAAGGCACCACTGCCTCGGCATAGCCGCCCTCATGCACCGCAACCAGTTTGCCATCGCACAGGTCACGGGCGGCCTTCATCACCGCGCGGGTGAGATAGGCGAATGTGCCGCTGTGCGCAGTCATCCGGCTGAGCGGGTCGAAATTGTTGGCATCAAGCCCGCAGGCGATGATGATCAGATCCGGTTTGAATTCATAAAGCGCGGGCAGCACCAGCAATTCCATCGCATCGGCATAGGACTGGTGGCCCGCGCCCGGCAACAGCTCGACGTTCAAGTTGCAGCCGGCTCCTGCTCCCGCGCCGCGCTCCTCCCCCAAGCCGGAGCCGGGCGGGAAGCAGCTTTGCTGGTGGAGTGAGATCGTCAGAACATCATCACGCTCATAGAAGATGTCCTGCGTGCCGTTGCCGTGATGCACATCCCAATCCAGCACTGCCACCCGGCCCAGCCCCTTTTCAGCCTTCGCAGCCTCGATGGCGATCGGGATATTGGCCAGCAGGCAGAAGCCCATGGAGCCGTCGCGCCCGGCATGGTGGCCCGGCGGGCGCGACAGGGCATAGGCGTTCTGATAGGTCCCGTCCAGCACATCGAAAACCGCCCGCCGCGCCAGCCCTGCCGACAGCGCGGCAATTTCGTAGCTGCCAGCTCCAAATGGCGAGAACAGACCAGCGTTTCCGCCGCCGGCATCGCTGAGCGCCTTGAAACGCTCAATGTAGTCACTGCTGTGGACTCGCGCCATTTCGCATTCGGTGACGGGCCGGGCGGACTGCACGCCCAGTTGGGCGGTCAGTCCGGACACATCCATCAGCGACTTCAGCCGCCGCTTGGATTCTGGCGATTCCGCGTGACCGGCGCCAGCGGGCGGCTGCACCCAGCCCCCGACCGGCATGATCAGCGCGTGTTCGCCAGTGGTGTGCCACAGGCAATGCTCGTCAAAGTAAAATCCTGTACCCGGCATTGTCGTCTCTCCTCGATGTGCAGGTTTCAGAAGCGCAGCGTTGCGTTCAGCAGCGCGGTGAACTGGTCGTTGCGGCCACCGCCAAACAGTGTGCCGCCGCCGTCATAGGTGTCGTAGCGAAGCTCTGGCCGGATCCGCAGCGCGGGGGTTGCCTGCCACTCCAGCCCCGCCGTCACCGCATAAACATTGCCGCCGGTGGCGCCGTTCGCGGCCCACAGGATGTTGGCGGCGCTGTCGTCGCGGAACCATTCGGCACGCCCGTTCAGGTGCAGATTGTCCGCAAGCTGGTAACGGGCCTGGGCATTGAGGCCGTACCATTCGCTTTTTTGGGTAATCGCGCCGGGGGCCGGAATATCGCCGCCCTCCTGAAAGCCGTAGCTGGCCTCAAATGCGAGCGACAGATCAGGGTTCACCTGATGGCCAACCGTCAGGTAGGCCGCCGCCCGGTCGAGCCGTTCACCGGTGCTGCTGAGCGCGATATAGGCGGAACCGCCGCGGGACGGGCCGTAGGCATCGCCCTCGCCGTCTCCATAGACCGCCTCGAAGTCGACCCAGGTTCGGAAATCCGCACTGCGCCAGCGCAGCGCGCCGATCAGCGTCGGGCGGCTGTCTTCCACCGTGCTCCAGCCGGTCACGGCGCCCAGCTCAAAGCCCCAGAGACCGGCTCCCTCCCGCGTGGGCAGACGAGAGCTGATCAGCACGCCGGTATGGGTCCCAGGCCCATGCTGCAGGCTGTAGGTATGGGTGGAAAACCAGTTGGGCGGGGTGAAAGGCAGGCCGATTTCCTTACCAGAGACTGGCGACAGGAAGTTCCCCGCCAAGACCGTAGTGCCGCCCAGCAACGGCAGATAGACCTCAGCATAGGCCTGCGGGAAGGCCAGCTTGTTGTCATCGTCCAGATCGGAGGTGAAGTCGTCAAACCCCGCAGTACGGAAGAAGTCGGAATCCCTCCCATAGGTCGCGGTGATATTGAAACCGAACTCCACCTGCTCGCCGCGCGGCCCCGGAAACGGGCCGACCCGGGCGATAACGCCTTGCGGGCGGCCGGCCAGCGGACCGGGGCAGCTGATGCCACGGCAGAACACCAATCCCAGCTGGTTGAGGTTCAGCCCCTCCTCGCCGGAGAAGAACGCGCCATTGCCGAGTGCTCCGTCCGCGCCAGTGCTGGACGCCGTGATGGCGGTTGCATCCACCCAGCCCAAGACACCAATACGGTGGTTCTTTTCCAGGCCGTCGCCCGCGATGCTGCGGAACAAGGACCCGTAGGCATCCAGTGGCGGCGCATCCTGAGCACGGGTAGCGGCAGGCAGCAGTGATCCGGCCAGCCAGGCGGCCAGCGTCAAACTCTTCTTCATTTTCCCCTCCTGAAGGTATGGTCTTGCAGGCCTCAGACGGCCCTTCTGATATTGGGGAGCAGGCGGTCCAGCAGGCCGCTCAGCCCCCGCGGCGCCAACAGCATCACCGCAACCGCGATGAGGCCGAGGGCAATCTGGCTCCAGCCGGGATAGGCGGCGAGCCCCTCCCGCAGAAGTACGAACAGCAGCACGCCGAGCACCGGGCCGCGGATTGTGCCAAGCCCCCCGATCACGCAGATGAAGATCGCGTTCACCGTCCAGTTGATGTCGAAGGCGGCGATTGGTGAGACATAGAGCGTGCCAAGAAAACTGATGGCGCCGGCCATGCCGCACCCCGCCGCCGAAAGGACAAAGATGGTCCCTTTGATCCGCCGGGTTTTCACCCCCAGCGAGCGGGCGGCGGTTTCGTCATCGCGCATCGCATGGACATGCAGGCCATAGGGGCTTTGCTGCAGCAGCCACAGCCCCAGACACAGCCCCGCGGCCAGTGCCAGCGCAAACCAGTGCGCCGACGCGGGCAGCCAGCTGGTGTCGATCCGCCGCGCCGCATAAAGCGGCAGGCCGGACGAGCTTCCGAAGTAGTCCAGTCGGCCGACAACGATTTTTATGATCTCTGCCGCCACCCACATGCCGATGGCGAAATAGACCTCGCGCAGGCGGAACAGAACCGGGGTCAGGGCAAGCGCCAGCAGCGCCGCCCCGGCCCCGGACAACGGGACCATGATGTAGGGAGAGACAGGCAGGTCCCGTGTGACGGCAAACAAGAGGTACGCCCCGGTGGCGACAAAAGCGTGGTGGCCAAGCGACAGGAGGCCGCCATAACCCGCCAGCAAGTTCCAGCTTTGGGCGATGGCCAGCAGCACCAGCATTTCGGTCAGCAGCGCCAGCCCGCCTGCATTCAGCGCAAAAGGCGCGGCAGCAAGTGCAGTGAGCAAAAGGGCGAGAAATGAGCGGGTCATCGTGTCACCACCTTTCCGGCAAGCCCCTGCGGGCGGATGAGAAGGAAGACCAGCAGAAGCAGGTGCCCGTAGAGCAGCCCCGACGCCGGATCAAAGTAGAAGCCCGCCACATGCACCAGCGCCAGGGCGATGCCGCCAAGATAGCTGGCCCAGATTGAGCCAAGGCCGCCGATCACGATCACCTCAAAGGCGATGAGCAGCCGCTCCGCACCGGAAAACGGCGTGATCGAACTGCGTGAGGCCAGCAGCATTCCCGCCAGTGCCGCACAGGCTGCGGAGACTGCCATGGCAATGGCAAAGATGCGCCGGCGGCGGATTGCAAACAGCGCCACGGTTTCCGCATCATCAGAGGTTGCGCGCACGGCACGGCCCAGCCGGGTTTTGCTCAGGATCAGATGCAGCCCGCCGAACAGCGACAGCGACAGCAGAAAGATGCCCAGCGGCAGCCAGCCGATTGTCTGGCCTGCAATGGTGAGATTGGCGGTTTTGACCGCGCCCAGGTCGATGCTGCGGCTGTTGGCGCCATAAAGGCCGACCATGGCATTCTGCATCACTACCGACAGGCCGAATGTGACCAGAAGGGCAGGCATTGGATCGGGGCTCAGCACCCGGTTCAGCAGCTGGGTCTGCAGCAGCCAGCCAAAGGCGAAGGCGCCCGCGCAGACCAGCGGCATCAGCAAGAGCGGGCTGACGGGCCAGGCCGCGCTGAGGGTAAACAGCACCAGCGCGCCGGCAATGGCCAGCTCGCCATGGGCGATATTGGCAATCCGCATGACACCGAAGATCAGCGACAGTCCCAGCCCGAACAGCGCATAGAGCCCGCCCAGGAACAGCCCGTTCATCAGGATTTCTATGGCTGTGCTCATTGGTTCTCTCCGAAATAGGCCTGACTCACCCGCTCGAAACAGGCACCGTCCGAAGCGCCTGCCAGCGACACTTGCCCGCCGAGCATGCAGTAGAAACGGTCAGAGGCTGCCAGCGCCCTGCGGATGTCCTGTTCGACCAGCACAATGGTGGTGCCGCGCGCCTTGAGGCCGGCCAAAGCCTCATACACCCGATCAACAATCACTGGCGCCAGCCCGAGGGAGGCCTCATCCACCAGCAAAAGCTCCGGGTTGGTCATCAGCGCGCGGCCGATGGCCACCATTTGCTGCTGGCCGCCCGACAGCAGACCTGCAGGCCGCTGCGCCATCGGCGCGATTTCGTCGAACAGCTCCAGCACCCGCGGCAGGGTCCAGTAGCCGCGCCGTCCGACATCGCCGCCGATCATCAGGTTTTCCGCCACGGTCAGGCTGGGGAACAGCCGCCGCCCCTCCGGAACCATGGCAATGCCGCGCTGCGCCAGCGCGCCGGGATCCAGCGCCAGAATGTCCTGCCCGGCAAAGGTCAGCTGTCCGGCCTCGCGTGTGCCCAGCCCGGCAATCGCGCGCAGCAGCGTGGTCTTTCCCGCGCCATTGGCCCCGATCAGCGCGACGGTCTCCCCCTCGTCCACATGGGCATCAATCCCGAACAGGGCCTGGAAATCGCCATAGCGCGCGGTCAGGTTCTGCATCTGCAACAGGGTCATGCCGCCGCCCCCAGATAAAGCGCGCGCACCTGCGGGTCGGCGGCAACCACCTCCGGGCGGTCCTCGATCAGCTTGCGACCCAGCGCAAGCATCATAATCCGGTCAGAGGCCTCCTGCAGCGCATGGGCGATATGTTCGATCCACAGCACCGCCAGCCCCGCCTCCTTCAGGCGTTTGACCAGCACAACCATCTCGGCGGTTTCCTGATCGGTCAGCCCGCCGGACACCTCATCCAGCAGGATCACCTTTGGATCAGAGGCCAGCGCCTTGGCCAGTTCGAGCCGTTTGCGGTCCAACAACCGCAGCGCGGTACCGAAGTTGTTGCGGCGCGGTCCAAGGCCGGTGATCTCCAGGATCTCCTCCACCCTTGCCCGTGCGGCCTTGGGCGCGATGCCGTGGCTGGCGTGCTGGGCCAGATACAGGGTGTCGCTGACGCTCAGCGAGGCAAAGGCGCGCGGCACCTGAAATGCGCGTGCCAGCCCGGCGCGCACCCGCCCGGCGGTGTCGAACCCGGTGACATCGCACCCGGCCACATGGACAGACCCGCCATCGGCGCGTGTGACGTCGGTCAGGAGGTCAAAGAACGTGCTCTTGCCCGCGCCATTGGCCCCCATTATCCCGAGGCAATTGCCCGGTGCGACGGTGACCGAGACATCCTCGATCACCCGCAGGCCGCCAAACGCCTTGCTGAGATTGCGTGCTTCCAGCATGGCTCAGACCTTGGGCAACGCGATGGTTTCACTTTCGACGCGAATGTCGGGTGCGAGGGCGTTTTCGGTAATCACCAGTTCAAACGCGTGCTTGCCGGAGGACTTGCGCCACTGGCCGCCCGCCAGCTGGGTCTTCGCCACGTTTTTGACAGGGCTGGAGGCAAAATCCACCGGCCCCACAACCGTGTCCAGTTTTGTGGCAGCAAAGACGTCGCGGACTGCGGCGCGGTCCTTGGGGGCGCCGGACTGCACCAGCGCATTCAGGCCCACCTCGAACAGCGCATGGCTGTAGCCCAGCGTCTGCACCCATTGCGCGTTGCTGCCCGCCTCCCAGGCATCTGCCAGCTCACGGGCACTTTGCCCGGTGAAGGATGAGGCGAAGGGCACATTCGGGGTCCACCAGACCTCAGTTGTCATGCCATCGCCGCGTGCGCCCATCGCTTCAATCGCCTGCGGGAACAGAAAGGCCGCCGCAAAGGTGCAGGCCTTTGGGGTGTAACCAGCCTGCCCCGCCTGGTTCCAGAAGGTGATCCAATGCGGCGGGAAGCCGAAGCCGGTCACAATATCGGCGCTGGCGTCGCGGAAGCGGCTGACCTGAGCGGAATAGTCATCCGAGTCGATCTTGAACATGCCGCCCTCAGTGCGCGAGTAACCGCCCCGCTCGATGAAGCCAGGCAACCCCATCGCCGGATCGGCAAAGGCCTGTCCGACTGGGTTGTCGAGATAGAAATCGCCAACGCTCTTGTTGGTGTCGATCTGATCCCAAAGCCGCACAAAGGTGCTCATGGCGTCATCTGCGCCCCAAAAGAAATGGAAGGTCCAAGGAAAGCCCTGTTCAGGGTTGGAGCCGCGCGGGAACATCCAGGCCTGCCAGGGCTGCATCGTGCTCATCGTCGGGATGCCATGAATATCGGCGATTTCGCCCAAAGCCACCGCTGCATCGCCGTCGTTGATCAGCAGCATATCGACCTGATCGCGCAGGATCAGCTCATTGCCAGCGGAGATTGAGCGGTTCATGTTGGACTGGTTGTCCTTCACGATGATCTCCACCTCATGGGAGCTGCCACCTGAGTTCAGCCCGCCCTCCAGCTGCTTGCGGATGCTGTCGACCATCCACTGGTCCGATGTCCCGAACGAGGCGCGCGGCCCGCTCAGCGGCGAGATGAAGCCGATCCGCACCTTCTTGGAAGCAGCGGTTGCAATGGATGGCATCGCCAGTGCGCCGGTTGCGGCGGCCGTTCCGGCCAGGAAACTGCGGCGGCTGAAAGATGTGAGTTTGGTCATGGTGATCCTCCCTGTTTCCTAAACGGTATGGAAGGGCGGACGGGCCAGACATAGTGCAGATGCACTATCCGGCTGCGGGCTTTTGTTCGACCCTGCAGCGCTTGCGGATACAGAAAGAAGCTGCAGAAAATCAGCAGCCTAGTCCCGGATTCAACTCAATTGCAAAAGGCCGGGCGCAGCTCTAGCGCGGCAGGCCGCCCGCCAAGCGGAGCAGTTCGACTTTGTTGTGAACGCCAGTTTTCCGGTAAACGGAGGCCGCCTGATTCCGCACGGTATTGATTGAAACGCCAGATTCTTCGGCAATCGCCCGCATGGTCGCCCCGGCAATCAGCAGCTCCGCCACCCGGCGTTCCTTCGGGGACAGCCGGTTCAGCGGGCTGACGGGCTGGGCCGAAACCAGCCACAGATCGTCCAAATAGCGAACGCGGCTGAAAGTGGTCCCGGAAGGTGCGGTAACCACCGCTTGCCCAGCGAATTCCCGCATCATGGCGGTCGGCTTCTGCCCTGGCTCCAGTCCGTCTTTCACCGCGCCATTGAAACCGGAAGAGCACAGGAATAGCTCGCCCTCGTGATCAAGCAGCCCCCATTCGTTACAGGGATCCACACGCAAACCCAAATCCAGCTGCAGGCACATCGACAGCGCCTGTTCCAGATGCCGCAGGATAGCCAGGAAATCCGTTGTCTCCGTATCGGTAAAGGCCGGGTTCTGGCCATGCCGGTAGAGTGACATGAAGAAATTGAATGGCCCCTCGCGCACCTTGCAATGGCCGTTCAGCATCTGGGTCAGGTCGAATTCCGCTGCAAATACTTTAAATCCGGGATCTGTCACAGCATCCTCGACAGACAATGACCGGGCATACCGTTTCAGGGAGCGGCCTGTGCGCACGAAAGGGTCATTTACCAGATGCGCCTTGACCTTGGGCTCGAACCCGTCTGGCAGGCCGCTGACCATCGTATGCACCATCGCGATCTTGCCGCCGCGGAACACTGACCAGCCCCACCAGGCGGAATCGAACACCGTAATCCCGCGCATCAGCCCGATCATGTACTGCTGGAAATGCAGCGGCGTATGGGTGTTGGCCTTGTCCATCAGGCTCAGCACAAATTCACTCAGATCATAGCGGTTCATGAGGTCAGGTTATCCCGTGCCAAGCTGCCACCCGCATAGTGCATATGCACTATACAGTCGCTTCCTTTCCCTGACTAGCGTTGCTGTCAGCGCCCCGGAAAAGTCTGGGACAGGCGCAAACGCAAGGGAGGATTGCACCATGACTGCTACGCTGAAAGACGTGATCGCCACCAAGTCCCGCCAGTTCGAGGCGAATTTCGCCGCCGGCGATGTCGCCGCGCTGGTGGAGGACTACTATACCCCCGACCCGGTGGTGATCGGCCAAGGAATTGGAACCTTTTCCGGCCGGGATGGTGCCTCGGCCTATTTCCTTGGCGCCGTGCAGGACATGAAAACGGCGCAGTTATCCACCACATCGGTGCAGCATGAGGGCAGCAGCGCCATTGAAACCGGCCGGGTGGTGCTGACACCGCGTGCTGAGGGCGCAGGTGATATCCATCTGGCCTATGTGGTGGTCTGGCAGAACGGCGAGGACGGCTGGAAGGTCCACATGGACTATTTCATGCCCGCCGCCGCCTGACCCGCTGGCAAGGAGAACACCCCATGAAATTTGAAATGACAATCGGCGGCGCCCCCGCTCCCGCGGCTGCCCGCTTCGATGTGGCCAATCCGGCAGGCGGGCTGGCAGGCCGAGCACCAAACGGAACACTGGCGGACCTAGACCGTGCGGTAGCAGCCGCGCAGGAGGCCTTTGCCAGCTGGTCGCAGCTGTCCCATGCCGACCTTCAGCGCTATTGCGAGGCTGTAACAGCCAAGATCGCGGAGCATGCCGAAGAGCTTGCTCAGCTGATCACGGCTGAACAGGGCAAGCCGCTCAATGGCCTCGGATCACGTTTTGAGATGGGCGGCGCCCAAGCCTGGGCTGGATACACCGCTGAGCTGTCGCTGCCGGTCAAGGTGCTGCAGGACGACGCCGAAGGCCGGATTGAGCTGCATCGCAAACCGCTTGGTGTCGTCGGTTCGATCACCCCCTGGAACTACCCAGTTATGATAGCGGTTTGGCACATCCTGCCCGCGCTGCGGACCGGCAATACAGTGGTGATCAAACCCTCGCCGCTGACTCCGCTCAGCACGCTGCGGCTTGTGGCTTTGCTAAACGAAGTGCTGCCTGCGGGTGTTCTCAATTGTATCACCGGAGACGACCAGACTGACAACCTGGGAGCGGCAATGTCTGCCCATCCGGGTATCCGCAAGATTGTCTTCACCGGCTCTTGCACGACCGGAGAGAAGATTATGACCGCGGCTGCGCCGACAATGAAGCGGCTGACGCTGGAAATGGGTGGCAATGACGCGGGCATCGTGCTGCCGGATGCAGACCCCCAGGCGATTGCCGAAGGGCTGTTCTGGGGCGCTTTCATCAACAACGGCCAGACCTGCGCCGCGCTGAAGCGGCTCTATGTTCATGAGGACATCCATGACGCAGTCTGCGCCGCGCTGGTGGAATTTGCCCGCACCATTCCGGTGGGTCCGGGATCTGACGAATCCTCTATCCTTGGCCCGCTGCAGAATCCCATGCAGCACGCCAAGGTTTCCCGTCTCGTTGCCGCTGCCCGCGAAAAGGGTCAACTGCTGCTGGGCGGCAACCCAGGTAAAGGGCTGTTTTTTGAGCCGACAATCATTGCCGGTCTTACCAATGGCGACCCGCTGGTGGATGAAGAACAGTTTGGCCCGGCCCTGCCGGTGATCAAGTACAATGACGTGGAAGAGGCGATTGCCGCCGCCAACGGCAGCCCCAACGGGCTGGGCGGGTCGGTGTGGTCCAGTGATATTGCCAAGGCGTGCACCGTCGCGGCACGGCTGGAATGCGGCTCTGTCTGGATCAACAAGCACGGGGCAATCCAGCCCAACGCGCCCTTTGGCGGGGTGAAATCCTCGGGGCTCGGCGTGGAGTTCGGCGAGGAGGGGCTGGCGGAATACACCGATATCCAAGTGGTGTTCGCCTGAACCGGCGGCCGGGACAGCGGTCCCGGCCCTAGCCTGCGCTGTCGTAACGCTCCCGCGCCGACATGATTTCCGGCTGTTTCGCCACCGCCCAGGCGGCCATTGCGCCTATCGGTTCAAACAACGATTTGCCCAGCTCCGTGATGGCATAATCAACCCGCGGCGGGACCACCGGAGTGACCCTGCGCGCCACCAGCCCATCCCGCTCGAGCTGCCGCAAGGTCTGGGTCAGCATCCGCTGCGAGACATCCGGGATTGACCGCTGAATCTCGGAAAACCGGTGTTCCCCGTCCCTCAGCAGCAGGATCACCAGCAGGCTCCATTTGCCGCTGATCTGCGCCAGCACTGTCCGGATCGGGCACAGATCCAGCCCCAGCTCCCGTTCGAGTTCTTCACGCCGCTTCATGGATTTTCCTTAGTTACTAAAAAGTGCCTACTTCCGAATTGAAACTTCGGTTCCTATTAGTAACTCATGTACCCGACTCAAGCAACTGTCACGATGGAGACTGCAATGACACTTCTTAAAAAAGCAGCCGCAGCTGTGCTTGCCTCCGCCGCCGCGACCAGCGCCGCCGCAGACCCAGCAGAAAACAAGGCCACAGCCGTTGCCCTCTTGGAGCAGGGCCTCGCCAAGGGCGATCGCGATTTCATTCGCGCGCATGTCGCCGAGGATTACATCCAGCACAACCCGCAGGCCGCCGATGGGCGCGAAGGGCTGCTGGGCTTTGTTGATTTTCTTGAGACCCTGGATCCGCCAGTGCAGGTGAACCCGATCAGGGTGTTCGGCGATGAAAATTTCGTGGTGATCCACCAGACTGCAGAGTTCTTCGGGCCGAAGGTGATCATCGACCTGTTCCGCTTTGAAGACGGCAAGCTGGTGGAGCATTGGGATGCGATCCAGGATGAAGTGACTGAGACCGCCAGCGGCCGTTCCATGATTGATGGCACCACCGAAATCACAGATCTGGACAAGACCGACGCCAACAAGGCACTGGTCACCGGCCTCGTCACCGACGTGCTGATGGGCGGCGACCTTGCCAGGATCGACAGCTACATCCGCGCCGACTACATGCAGCACAACCCCTATGTGCCGGACACCCGCGACGGACTGAAGGGGTTCATCGCCTATCTGGCCGAGAACGAAATCTCCTTCGGCTAC
It encodes the following:
- a CDS encoding class II histone deacetylase, with protein sequence MPGTGFYFDEHCLWHTTGEHALIMPVGGWVQPPAGAGHAESPESKRRLKSLMDVSGLTAQLGVQSARPVTECEMARVHSSDYIERFKALSDAGGGNAGLFSPFGAGSYEIAALSAGLARRAVFDVLDGTYQNAYALSRPPGHHAGRDGSMGFCLLANIPIAIEAAKAEKGLGRVAVLDWDVHHGNGTQDIFYERDDVLTISLHQQSCFPPGSGLGEERGAGAGAGCNLNVELLPGAGHQSYADAMELLVLPALYEFKPDLIIIACGLDANNFDPLSRMTAHSGTFAYLTRAVMKAARDLCDGKLVAVHEGGYAEAVVPFCAHEVIATMAGITSDVEDPFRGVAEANQPPADFVQFQRKRLETFAAELIAD
- a CDS encoding porin translates to MKKSLTLAAWLAGSLLPAATRAQDAPPLDAYGSLFRSIAGDGLEKNHRIGVLGWVDATAITASSTGADGALGNGAFFSGEEGLNLNQLGLVFCRGISCPGPLAGRPQGVIARVGPFPGPRGEQVEFGFNITATYGRDSDFFRTAGFDDFTSDLDDDNKLAFPQAYAEVYLPLLGGTTVLAGNFLSPVSGKEIGLPFTPPNWFSTHTYSLQHGPGTHTGVLISSRLPTREGAGLWGFELGAVTGWSTVEDSRPTLIGALRWRSADFRTWVDFEAVYGDGEGDAYGPSRGGSAYIALSSTGERLDRAAAYLTVGHQVNPDLSLAFEASYGFQEGGDIPAPGAITQKSEWYGLNAQARYQLADNLHLNGRAEWFRDDSAANILWAANGATGGNVYAVTAGLEWQATPALRIRPELRYDTYDGGGTLFGGGRNDQFTALLNATLRF
- a CDS encoding ABC transporter ATP-binding protein; its protein translation is MTLLQMQNLTARYGDFQALFGIDAHVDEGETVALIGANGAGKTTLLRAIAGLGTREAGQLTFAGQDILALDPGALAQRGIAMVPEGRRLFPSLTVAENLMIGGDVGRRGYWTLPRVLELFDEIAPMAQRPAGLLSGGQQQMVAIGRALMTNPELLLVDEASLGLAPVIVDRVYEALAGLKARGTTIVLVEQDIRRALAASDRFYCMLGGQVSLAGASDGACFERVSQAYFGENQ
- a CDS encoding branched-chain amino acid ABC transporter permease gives rise to the protein MTRSFLALLLTALAAAPFALNAGGLALLTEMLVLLAIAQSWNLLAGYGGLLSLGHHAFVATGAYLLFAVTRDLPVSPYIMVPLSGAGAALLALALTPVLFRLREVYFAIGMWVAAEIIKIVVGRLDYFGSSSGLPLYAARRIDTSWLPASAHWFALALAAGLCLGLWLLQQSPYGLHVHAMRDDETAARSLGVKTRRIKGTIFVLSAAGCGMAGAISFLGTLYVSPIAAFDINWTVNAIFICVIGGLGTIRGPVLGVLLFVLLREGLAAYPGWSQIALGLIAVAVMLLAPRGLSGLLDRLLPNIRRAV
- a CDS encoding IS110 family transposase, with protein sequence MKYCVGLDVSLRSVAVCVIDSEGGTVLERAVACEIDDITGCLLNFAAPDLRIGFEAGAMSQHLFFGLQAVGFDVVCMEARQVNAALSAMRNKTDKTDARGIANVLRSGWFNSAHMKSREAHAIRALLSSRKAVQRKCIDLANEIRGLFRIFGLRLPSRIDQASFDERVRPIIKADPDQSHALLPLLEARAVLFSAYRELDRRVKQAASHNENCLRFMAIPGVGPIAALTFKAAVDDPKRFASSRTVSTHFGLTPRRYQSGEMDNPGRISKAGDADVRSALYAAANAMMMRSVASSEIKSWGLQLMRRKGRRRAIVAVARKLAVVMHRMWADNTEFRQRLLEGAA
- a CDS encoding branched-chain amino acid ABC transporter permease; the encoded protein is MSTAIEILMNGLFLGGLYALFGLGLSLIFGVMRIANIAHGELAIAGALVLFTLSAAWPVSPLLLMPLVCAGAFAFGWLLQTQLLNRVLSPDPMPALLVTFGLSVVMQNAMVGLYGANSRSIDLGAVKTANLTIAGQTIGWLPLGIFLLSLSLFGGLHLILSKTRLGRAVRATSDDAETVALFAIRRRRIFAIAMAVSAACAALAGMLLASRSSITPFSGAERLLIAFEVIVIGGLGSIWASYLGGIALALVHVAGFYFDPASGLLYGHLLLLVFLLIRPQGLAGKVVTR